The Bacteroidota bacterium genomic interval GAACTTAACGATATTAAATGCAACAAGCGGGCTATACTGGAACCCCTGACTATTTTAATTTCACCCTTTGCCCCTCACATTGCCGAAGAATTATGGCAATTACTGGGACATAATGAAAGCATCACTATTGCTCCATTTCCAAAATTTGAAGAGAAGTACCTTGTTGAAAACACTTTCAGCTATCCCATTTCTTTCAACGGAAGGATGAGGTTTAAATTGGAAGTTTCCAAAAGCAAGAATGCAGAAGAAATCAAGCAACTGGTTCTGATTCACGAAAATACCCAAAAATATCTGGAAGGTAAAACGGTGAAGAAAGTAATTGTGGTACCCGGCAAAATCGTCAATATAGTGATCGCATAATATGGCAAAAATATATTCCTTTTTAAAGCCCTATGTAATCATCACCTTTGGATTAATAGTTTATGCCATTGGATTAACCGCTTTTTTAATACCGGCTAAAATTACAGGAGGAGGCATCAGTGGTGTCGCTACCATTATTTATTTTGCCACAGGTTTCCCGGTGGGTTACGGTTATCTGCTTTTAAACATTGTTTTGCTGGTTATAGCCATCCGGGCGCTGGGCGCAAACTTTGGCGTCAAGACTATTTTTGCGGTAATCATGCTTTCGGGAATACTGGCTTTTTTCCAGACAATTTTCAAGGCCAGGATTTTGGCAGACACTTTTCTTACCACCGTAATTGGAGGCATACTTACCGGTACAGGAATAGGGATTGTATTCACCCAGGGAGGAAGCACCGGAGGAACGGATATCATTGCACTGATCATCAATAAAAACAACAATATCCGTCCGGGCAGGATCATTCTTTATATTGACGTTTTTATTATCTCTTCGTCCTATATTATCTTGCGTTCGGTCGAAAGTGTTGTTTACGGATATGTAGCCATGGCAATAACCGGTTATGTGATCGACCTGGTACTTTCAGGTTCACAACAGTCGGTACAGATGCTCATCTGTTCCAAAAGATATGACGAAATAGCCGAAAGAGTGGGTAAGGAAGTAGGCAGGGGCATTACACTCCTTGACGGACAAGGATATTATCTGAAAGAACAAACCAAAATTTTAATGATCCTGACCAAGAAACAGGAATCAAGCCATGTATTCAGAATAATCAAAGATATTGATCCCAATGCCTTCATTTCAATCAGCAATGTTTCAGGAGTGTTTGGTAAAGGTTTTGATAAATTAAAAATTTAAAAGCTGCTGTTTTGAAAAAAAAAGTTTTACTGGTTATCCTTTTAATCCTGGTTATTGTACTGCTGTTATTTAGAGTAAAAGATTTCAAAAGGAATACCACGGAACTGGCTTCTGATAGTGATGACAATGATTCCACTAAATTAGCTGCCATAGAAATGGAATACAACATTCCGGTTCGTGCCTTTAATATCATTCATGGGACTTTGCAGCCGGAGGAGCACATTTCCGAATTGTTAAAAAAATATCATGTAGCCGACAGCAGCATTAATCAGTTAACCCTTCTTCCCGACACCACGTTTGATATGCGTACTGTTAAATCAGGGAATAACTATGCATTATTTTTCGATAAAAAAGGGAACAGGGCACTTCATTACCTGGTGTATGAAAAAGACCTGGTCGATTATATAGTTTTCGACTTTTCGCATACCCTCCATGTAGAAAAAAAGGAAAGAGAAGTCACGACCAAAGCCGGAATTGCAAGCGGAGTCATCAGTTCTTCGCTATGGGATTGCATGGCCAAAAACGACATCAACCCCATGGTGGCCATGAAACTTTCTGAAATTTATGCCTGGAGTATAGACTTTTTCGGGTTAAGGCCTGGCGATGCCTTTAAAGTCATCTATGAAGAACAAACCGTGGATACTTTTTCAATTGGGATAACCAGAATATATGGGGCATGGTTCAGGCATAACGGGAAAATATATTATGCCATTCCCTCAATCAGGCAGCACAATGTATTTTATGATGAGAACGGGAAAAGCATGAAAAAGGCTTTCTTAAAAGCACCACTAAAATTTTCGCACATCAGTTCAAAATTCACCAAAGCCAGGTTTCATCCCATTTTAAAAATCTGGAGGCCGCATTTGGGCGTAGACTATTGTGCTCCGACAGGTACACCCATACATTCGGTAGGTAACGGAAAGATTCTTATTGCCAAATACAGCGGAGGTGCCGGCTGGATGATCAAAATAAAGCATGGCAAGCAATACATTACAAGCTATATGCACATGAGCCATTTTGCCCGGGGCATCCACACAGGGGCAAGTGTTTCGCAGGGGCAGGTCATTGGTTATGTAGGCACCAGTGGTTTGGCAACTGGCCCTCACCTGGATTTCCGTTTCTGGAAAAACGGAGTGCCCATAAACCCGTTGAAGGTAATTTCGCCTCCGGCCAATCCGGTGAAACCCTCTGAAAAGAAATATTTCAACATGATCAGAAATAGCCTGATCCGCAACCTTAATCTTATTCCCCTGGAAGAAAGCAGCAAGTAATTACAATTGATTCAGTACAACCTTTTCAATTATCGTGGGGAAGTATTTGTATTCGAGCTGGTGAACTTTTTGGGCCAGTGTTTCGGCAGTATCCCCGTCAGCAACCGGGCAGGTAGCCTGAAATATGGTAGTGCCACTGTCATAGATCTTATTTACATAATGTATGGTTATGCCCGATTCTTTTTCCTGATGGTCAATAACCGCCTGGTGTACTTTTTCGCCGTAAAAACCTTTCCCTCCATATTTAGGCAGCAGAGCAGGATGGATATTTATAATTTTATTAGGGAAAGCCTCTATCAGGGATTCGGGAACCAGCCACAAAAAACCGGAAAGGACAATAAAATCCGTTTTTTGTTCTTTGAGAAAATCGACAATTCCATTGGTTTCATAAAACTGATGCCGGTCAAAAACCAAGGTAGGGATATTGAATTTTTTAGCACGCTCTAAAACAAAAGCATCTTTTTTATTCGATAAAATGTAAGTAATTTTTATATTTTTGTGTAGATTAAAGTAGTTTGCAATATTTTCAGCATTAGTTCCAGAACCGGAAGCAAATATTACTATATTCTTCATTTGATGAATTTTAACAAAAAGGGGAATGAAACAAAAAATCTGCAAGTTTAAAATATTTTTTAATTAAATCATAATTTTTCTAAAATAAATTACCTTTGCATTAAGAAAAGAAAAAAAATAATTTGAAATTATAGATTATTAACTTTTCTTTGCAGCACAAAATTATTTATCAATTATTAACTCATTTAAAAAATTAAAGTTATGTCTGATATTGCATCAAGAGTAAAAGCAATTATTGTTGATAAACTCGGAGTTGACGAAAATGAAGTTACTCCTAATGCTAGTTTCACAAACGATTTAGGTGCAGATTCTCTTGACACTGTTGAATTGATCATGGAATTTGAAAAAGAATTTAACATCAGCATTCCTGATGATCAAGCTGAAAGCATCGGAACCGTTGGCGACGCCATTAAATACATTGAAAGCAACGCAAAATAAATTTTAGTCTAAAAACACAAATTCATGGAATTAAAACGAGCTGTAGTAACAGGTCTTGGGGCAATTACTCCTATAGGAAATAATGTTGAAGAATTTTGGAAAAATCTTATTGATGGCGTTAGTGGCTCAGATTTAATTACTCGTTTTGATACCAGCAAGTTTAAGACAAAGTTTGCGTGCGAAGTTAAAAATTTTGACCCTAGCCAATATTTCGACAGGAAAGAAGCCAGGAAATTAGATCTGTTTTCTCAATTTGCTCTTGTCGCAGCTGAAGAAGCAGTAGCCAATTCAAAACTTGATTTAGAGCAGATTGATAAAAACAGGGCTGGTGTAATTTGGGGCTCAGGAATTGGCGGCATTAATGTTTTCTTCGAGGAAGTGATGAATTTTGCAAAGGGTGACGGGACTCCCCGTTTCAATCCTTTCTTCATTCCGAAAATGATTTCCGATATTGCTGCCGGCCACATTTCCATGAAA includes:
- a CDS encoding acyl carrier protein, whose translation is MSDIASRVKAIIVDKLGVDENEVTPNASFTNDLGADSLDTVELIMEFEKEFNISIPDDQAESIGTVGDAIKYIESNAK
- a CDS encoding YitT family protein, which codes for MAKIYSFLKPYVIITFGLIVYAIGLTAFLIPAKITGGGISGVATIIYFATGFPVGYGYLLLNIVLLVIAIRALGANFGVKTIFAVIMLSGILAFFQTIFKARILADTFLTTVIGGILTGTGIGIVFTQGGSTGGTDIIALIINKNNNIRPGRIILYIDVFIISSSYIILRSVESVVYGYVAMAITGYVIDLVLSGSQQSVQMLICSKRYDEIAERVGKEVGRGITLLDGQGYYLKEQTKILMILTKKQESSHVFRIIKDIDPNAFISISNVSGVFGKGFDKLKI
- a CDS encoding peptidoglycan DD-metalloendopeptidase family protein, with the translated sequence MKKKVLLVILLILVIVLLLFRVKDFKRNTTELASDSDDNDSTKLAAIEMEYNIPVRAFNIIHGTLQPEEHISELLKKYHVADSSINQLTLLPDTTFDMRTVKSGNNYALFFDKKGNRALHYLVYEKDLVDYIVFDFSHTLHVEKKEREVTTKAGIASGVISSSLWDCMAKNDINPMVAMKLSEIYAWSIDFFGLRPGDAFKVIYEEQTVDTFSIGITRIYGAWFRHNGKIYYAIPSIRQHNVFYDENGKSMKKAFLKAPLKFSHISSKFTKARFHPILKIWRPHLGVDYCAPTGTPIHSVGNGKILIAKYSGGAGWMIKIKHGKQYITSYMHMSHFARGIHTGASVSQGQVIGYVGTSGLATGPHLDFRFWKNGVPINPLKVISPPANPVKPSEKKYFNMIRNSLIRNLNLIPLEESSK
- the purN gene encoding phosphoribosylglycinamide formyltransferase; translation: MKNIVIFASGSGTNAENIANYFNLHKNIKITYILSNKKDAFVLERAKKFNIPTLVFDRHQFYETNGIVDFLKEQKTDFIVLSGFLWLVPESLIEAFPNKIINIHPALLPKYGGKGFYGEKVHQAVIDHQEKESGITIHYVNKIYDSGTTIFQATCPVADGDTAETLAQKVHQLEYKYFPTIIEKVVLNQL